A window of Terriglobia bacterium contains these coding sequences:
- a CDS encoding hydrolase, translated as MAIQTGLIETVHDPAEIARRPLQAELCSLVVVDIQERLLPPIFEKERLIRNSQLLIRLAGILNMPILATTQYAKGLGPIVPEIASLLPPTPAIDKMEFGCFGSQEFCSAVKLLPGNRTTLLLCGMESHICVTQTALGAIQEGYLVHVASDAVSSRTEWNWKIGLRRMEAAGAIVSSTEMMMYELMRASGTAVFKEMLQYLK; from the coding sequence ATGGCAATTCAAACCGGCCTGATCGAAACCGTGCACGATCCGGCGGAAATCGCGCGCCGGCCGCTCCAGGCCGAGCTCTGCTCGCTGGTCGTGGTTGACATTCAGGAGCGCCTGCTGCCGCCGATCTTCGAGAAAGAGCGCCTGATCCGCAATTCGCAATTGCTCATTCGGCTGGCCGGCATTCTGAACATGCCCATCCTGGCGACCACCCAGTACGCGAAGGGACTCGGTCCGATTGTGCCCGAGATCGCTTCCCTGCTGCCGCCCACGCCGGCGATTGACAAGATGGAATTCGGCTGCTTCGGCAGCCAGGAGTTCTGCTCGGCGGTGAAGTTGCTCCCCGGCAACCGCACCACGCTGTTGCTCTGCGGCATGGAATCCCACATCTGTGTGACGCAGACAGCGCTGGGCGCGATCCAGGAAGGCTACCTGGTGCACGTCGCCTCGGACGCGGTCAGTTCGCGCACCGAGTGGAACTGGAAAATCGGCCTGCGCCGCATGGAAGCCGCGGGAGCCATCGTCTCTTCCACCGAAATGATGATGTACGAGCTCATGCGAGCGTCAGGAACTGCGGTGTTCAAGGAGATGCTGCAGTACCTGAAGTGA
- a CDS encoding ATP-binding protein gives MDRPLHVSEQEPEPAPKPPEPPQEGPAESISAEAGESPRPGRSGQRRRSRGGRGRRRSGALPKPVAPAPPETQEPAAPEVAGELPAAVAPLERRPPQPAQRAPRPPKGAVVLAIGLPGSGKSSWFKRRGVTPLSSDLLRTLLFDDTTEQRYQDLVFSTLRSLLRARLVARMPWNYVDATNLSPRERHGWIKMAREFGYEVHAVFFDVPAEVCMERNRRRARIVPEEVMQRMAAKLRPPSFDEGFAKIIVVRVKKRKDDAAEAPEEEGQSEQE, from the coding sequence ATGGACCGCCCGCTGCATGTGTCGGAGCAAGAGCCGGAGCCAGCGCCCAAACCGCCCGAGCCACCGCAGGAAGGGCCGGCGGAATCGATTTCCGCCGAGGCGGGCGAGTCGCCGCGTCCGGGTCGAAGTGGACAGCGCCGCCGCAGCCGGGGTGGACGCGGACGGCGTCGCAGCGGCGCGCTTCCCAAGCCGGTGGCGCCGGCGCCGCCGGAAACACAGGAACCCGCGGCCCCCGAGGTCGCGGGGGAATTGCCCGCGGCGGTTGCGCCGCTGGAACGTCGTCCACCACAACCGGCGCAACGCGCGCCACGCCCGCCAAAGGGTGCGGTGGTGCTCGCGATTGGACTGCCGGGCTCAGGCAAGAGCAGCTGGTTCAAGCGCCGCGGCGTAACGCCGTTGTCCAGCGATTTGTTGCGCACCCTGCTGTTCGACGACACCACTGAGCAGCGCTACCAGGACCTGGTATTCAGCACTCTGCGCTCCCTGCTGCGCGCGCGACTGGTGGCCCGCATGCCGTGGAATTACGTGGACGCCACCAACCTCTCGCCGCGCGAACGTCATGGATGGATCAAGATGGCGCGCGAGTTCGGCTACGAGGTGCACGCCGTATTTTTCGATGTGCCGGCGGAAGTCTGCATGGAGCGGAACCGGCGCCGGGCGCGGATCGTGCCGGAAGAGGTCATGCAGCGCATGGCGGCCAAGCTGCGCCCACCCAGTTTCGACGAGGGCTTCGCCAAAATCATCGTGGTGCGGGTGAAGAAGAGGAAGGACGACGCGGCGGAGGCGCCGGAAGAAGAAGGGCAGAGCGAGCAAGAATAG
- the gap gene encoding type I glyceraldehyde-3-phosphate dehydrogenase yields MAIKVGINGFGRIGRNILRASLGDSNLEFVAVNDLTDPRTLAHLLKYDSVLGNLTQEVRVEQDSIKVAGRSVRVFFEKDPAKIDWESVGAQVVVESTGRFTNAEDARKHLRGPVKKVIISAPAKNEDITIVLGVNEDKYDPARHRIISNASCTTNCLAPIAKVVNDEFKIVSGTMTTIHSYTNDQVILDFPHKDLRRARAAAINMIPTTTGAAKAVYLVIPELKGKLDGFAMRVPTPNVSVVDLVCFVENKTSAEGVNAAMKKASQSGPLQGYLGYEEKELVSMDFRGDDRSSIVDAPLTRVVAGNCVKVISWYDNEWGYSCRVRDLISFIGKKGL; encoded by the coding sequence ATGGCAATCAAAGTCGGCATCAATGGTTTTGGCCGCATCGGCCGCAACATTCTTCGCGCCTCGCTCGGCGACTCCAATCTCGAGTTTGTCGCCGTCAACGATCTCACCGATCCCAGGACCCTCGCCCACCTGCTGAAATACGACTCCGTGCTGGGCAACCTGACTCAGGAAGTACGTGTCGAGCAGGATTCCATCAAAGTAGCCGGCCGCAGCGTGCGCGTTTTCTTCGAGAAGGACCCGGCCAAGATCGACTGGGAATCCGTCGGAGCGCAGGTTGTCGTGGAGTCCACCGGCCGTTTCACCAACGCGGAGGACGCCCGCAAACACCTGCGCGGCCCGGTGAAGAAGGTCATTATCTCCGCGCCCGCCAAGAACGAGGACATCACGATCGTCCTGGGCGTGAACGAGGACAAGTACGACCCCGCCCGGCACAGAATCATCTCCAATGCCTCCTGCACCACCAATTGCCTGGCGCCAATCGCGAAAGTTGTCAACGATGAATTCAAAATCGTCAGCGGCACCATGACCACCATTCACTCCTACACTAACGACCAGGTGATCCTTGATTTCCCCCACAAGGACCTGCGGCGAGCGCGCGCGGCGGCGATTAACATGATTCCGACCACCACCGGCGCAGCCAAGGCTGTTTACCTGGTGATTCCGGAACTCAAGGGTAAGCTCGACGGCTTCGCCATGCGCGTGCCCACGCCCAACGTGTCGGTCGTGGACCTGGTCTGCTTTGTCGAAAATAAGACGAGCGCCGAGGGAGTGAACGCGGCGATGAAGAAGGCCTCGCAGTCCGGCCCGCTCCAGGGATATCTCGGCTATGAGGAAAAGGAGTTGGTCTCGATGGATTTCCGTGGCGATGACCGCTCCTCCATCGTGGACGCGCCGCTCACCCGCGTGGTGGCCGGCAATTGCGTGAAGGTGATCTCCTGGTACGACAACGAGTGGGGCTACTCCTGCCGCGTGCGTGACCTCATCAGTTTCATCGGCAAGAAGGGCCTGTAG
- a CDS encoding phosphoglycerate kinase — MNKLSIRDLPLSNHRIFMRVDFNVPLDDSGRITDDTRIRETLPTVEYALRHGARLILASHLGRPKGKPNPKMSLRPVAERLRMLLDRNLGRGENVGFCTDCVGIQAEEMAGKLEKGQTLLLENLRFHPEEEANDEKFSKELAKLADYYVNDAFGTAHRAHASTVGITRFVEHSAAGLLMEKEIEYLGKALHSPAKPFVAILGGAKVSDKIAVIRNLMHKVDALIIGGGMAYTFLKAQGHEVGKSLVEEDKLDLAKQLLNEAHTKKVKFLLPVDHVVAGKIAEDAVTHIVGEGQPFPPDKMGLDIGPKTIELFSDAISRAKTIVWNGPMGVFETPLFARGTRKIGQAVADNPDAISIVGGGDTVSAVHDAGIADKMTHISTGGGASLEFLEGKKLPGVEALSDKK; from the coding sequence ATGAACAAACTCTCCATCCGCGATCTGCCGCTCAGCAACCACCGCATTTTCATGCGCGTGGATTTCAACGTCCCATTGGACGACAGCGGCCGCATCACCGACGACACACGCATCCGTGAAACCCTGCCCACCGTCGAGTACGCCCTGCGCCACGGTGCGCGCCTCATTCTCGCCTCGCACCTCGGCCGTCCCAAGGGCAAGCCCAACCCGAAGATGAGCCTGCGACCGGTGGCCGAGCGCTTGCGCATGCTGCTCGACAGGAATCTGGGCCGCGGCGAAAACGTTGGCTTCTGCACCGATTGCGTCGGCATCCAGGCGGAAGAAATGGCCGGCAAACTGGAGAAGGGCCAAACCCTGTTGCTGGAGAACCTTCGCTTCCATCCCGAAGAGGAAGCCAACGACGAAAAGTTTTCCAAGGAATTGGCCAAACTGGCGGACTATTACGTTAACGACGCTTTCGGCACGGCGCATCGCGCGCACGCCTCCACCGTCGGCATCACCAGATTCGTCGAGCATTCCGCTGCCGGCCTGCTGATGGAGAAGGAAATCGAGTATCTCGGCAAAGCGCTGCACTCGCCCGCCAAGCCGTTTGTCGCCATCCTCGGCGGCGCCAAGGTCAGCGACAAGATCGCCGTCATCCGGAACCTGATGCACAAGGTGGACGCGCTCATCATCGGCGGCGGAATGGCCTACACCTTCCTCAAAGCGCAGGGCCACGAGGTCGGGAAGTCGCTGGTCGAGGAAGACAAGCTCGACCTGGCAAAACAATTGCTCAACGAGGCGCACACAAAGAAGGTTAAGTTCCTGCTGCCGGTGGATCACGTGGTCGCCGGCAAGATCGCTGAGGATGCGGTGACGCACATCGTCGGCGAAGGCCAGCCGTTTCCGCCGGATAAAATGGGCCTCGACATCGGACCAAAAACCATCGAGCTCTTCAGCGATGCCATCTCGCGCGCCAAGACCATAGTCTGGAACGGTCCGATGGGCGTGTTCGAGACGCCGCTGTTCGCACGCGGCACCCGCAAGATCGGCCAGGCGGTGGCCGACAATCCCGACGCGATTTCCATCGTCGGTGGCGGCGACACCGTCTCCGCGGTGCACGATGCCGGCATCGCCGACAAGATGACGCACATCTCGACCGGTGGCGGCGCGTCGCTCGAGTTCCTCGAAGGCAAAAAGCTTCCCGGCGTGGAAGCGCTGTCGGACAAGAAGTAG
- a CDS encoding O-acetyl-ADP-ribose deacetylase, translating to MRIAIGNDRIITFQTGDITVQDTDAVVNAANEQLAPGGGVCGAIHRAGGPAIWNECETIVAKRGPLPTGQAVATAAGKMKARYVIHTVGPVWHGGQSGEPEKLASCYRESIRVADELKLTSIAFPSISTGIFGYPVAQAAPVALQAVAAALRNAQDLREVRFVLFDPATADAYTRAAANATYGRPTQKSLAESW from the coding sequence ATGCGTATCGCCATCGGCAACGACCGCATCATTACCTTCCAGACGGGCGACATCACCGTTCAGGACACCGACGCTGTCGTGAACGCCGCCAACGAACAACTCGCGCCAGGCGGCGGTGTTTGCGGCGCCATCCATCGCGCCGGCGGTCCTGCGATCTGGAACGAGTGCGAGACGATCGTGGCCAAACGCGGGCCGCTTCCCACCGGACAAGCGGTCGCAACTGCCGCGGGCAAGATGAAGGCACGCTACGTCATTCATACCGTCGGTCCTGTCTGGCACGGCGGCCAGAGCGGCGAACCGGAGAAGCTGGCGAGTTGTTATCGCGAATCCATCCGCGTCGCCGATGAACTGAAGCTGACGAGCATCGCCTTCCCTTCTATCTCCACCGGAATTTTCGGCTATCCCGTCGCGCAGGCCGCACCGGTCGCGCTGCAGGCCGTCGCCGCTGCGCTAAGGAATGCTCAAGACCTCCGCGAAGTGCGTTTTGTACTCTTCGATCCAGCCACCGCCGACGCTTACACCCGGGCTGCCGCGAATGCCACGTATGGACGCCCCACACAAAAATCTTTAGCTGAAAGCTGGTAG
- the tpiA gene encoding triose-phosphate isomerase, with protein sequence MRKKLIVANWKMFKTPDETFAFVQSFLREVSGHNRDEIVVCPPFVDIPTAVQAARHSNVQVGAQNMFWEKEGAFTGEVSAAMLLAAGCTHVIIGHSERRQYFGETDDTVNRKLIAALTAGLVPIVCVGEVLQERESGLTEDVLRRQCMGAFRTISADKATPIVVAYEPVWAIGTGKTATPAIAADAHRVIRGEAAKALGQTVADNMRILYGGSVKPDNAKALMSQFEIDGALVGGASLDPKSFTAIVKY encoded by the coding sequence ATGCGAAAAAAACTTATCGTCGCCAACTGGAAGATGTTCAAGACTCCCGACGAGACCTTCGCCTTCGTACAATCGTTTCTGCGCGAAGTCTCCGGCCACAACCGCGACGAGATCGTGGTCTGTCCGCCGTTCGTGGACATTCCCACCGCCGTGCAGGCAGCGCGTCATTCCAACGTGCAGGTCGGCGCCCAGAACATGTTCTGGGAGAAAGAAGGCGCGTTTACCGGAGAAGTTTCCGCCGCCATGTTGCTCGCCGCTGGGTGCACGCACGTTATCATCGGCCACTCCGAGCGCCGCCAATACTTCGGCGAGACCGACGACACCGTCAACCGCAAGCTCATCGCCGCGCTCACTGCCGGCCTGGTGCCCATCGTCTGCGTCGGCGAAGTATTGCAGGAGCGCGAGTCGGGGTTGACGGAAGACGTTCTGCGCCGCCAGTGCATGGGCGCGTTCCGCACCATCTCGGCTGACAAGGCCACGCCCATCGTTGTCGCCTACGAACCGGTGTGGGCGATCGGCACGGGAAAAACGGCGACGCCGGCGATAGCGGCCGACGCGCATCGAGTGATTCGAGGCGAAGCGGCTAAAGCGTTAGGACAGACCGTAGCCGACAACATGCGCATCCTCTACGGCGGCAGCGTCAAACCTGACAATGCCAAGGCGCTGATGTCCCAATTCGAAATTGACGGCGCGCTGGTGGGTGGCGCCAGCCTCGACCCCAAGTCCTTCACCGCCATCGTGAAATACTAA
- a CDS encoding DUF1569 domain-containing protein, with protein sequence MDFYLQRASNAIERETSAMSAGQLAWHRDAKWSTAQILEHLSLAFSSTSKAMERAVQQGGANARPPTLREWLVTLIVVKIGYFPTGRQAPEWTRPRGLDPAKAVETIRASLAEMDLKITETQGKLGSGIVAVHPIIGPLTANQWRKFHWEHTRHHMKQVRALRTAIRREQAANDSRQ encoded by the coding sequence ATGGATTTTTACCTGCAGCGCGCCAGCAATGCGATTGAACGCGAGACCAGCGCGATGTCAGCCGGGCAACTGGCCTGGCATCGCGACGCCAAATGGAGCACGGCGCAAATTCTGGAACATCTGTCGCTGGCCTTCAGCAGCACCAGCAAGGCGATGGAGCGCGCCGTGCAGCAGGGAGGCGCCAATGCCCGACCGCCAACGCTGCGTGAATGGCTGGTCACGCTGATCGTGGTCAAAATCGGGTACTTTCCGACCGGGCGGCAAGCGCCGGAATGGACGCGCCCGCGCGGGCTCGATCCGGCCAAGGCGGTCGAAACGATTCGTGCGTCGCTCGCGGAAATGGATCTGAAAATTACGGAGACGCAGGGCAAACTCGGCAGCGGCATCGTGGCCGTGCATCCCATTATCGGGCCGCTCACCGCCAACCAGTGGCGCAAGTTTCACTGGGAGCATACGCGTCACCACATGAAGCAGGTTCGTGCGCTGCGAACCGCCATCCGCCGGGAGCAAGCGGCTAACGACTCCCGACAATGA
- a CDS encoding tetratricopeptide repeat protein, with translation MPRSITLQMVLLVVFCCGPGFAQQAPPPDSQLPDAPQQQPQAQPPQTPSQPPASQNPEKKPEAKIKKALKRGAPNCIHVGGLEKCKESGAEDDERSAPQQPRVPQNQPLPRSSDSNESSSKESDAPLSPPAGETGSAGDVQELHPYNPHQADKNVEVGDFYFKRNNYRAAESRYAEALDYMPNHAAATYKLAEAQEKLGRTAPARSNYQKYLNLLPHGEFAELAKKGLARLDTQAKDTPPTSPPAQKRR, from the coding sequence ATGCCGCGGTCCATCACATTGCAGATGGTGTTGCTCGTGGTCTTCTGTTGCGGACCGGGGTTTGCTCAGCAGGCTCCGCCGCCCGATTCGCAGCTTCCCGACGCTCCTCAGCAGCAGCCGCAGGCACAGCCGCCGCAAACCCCATCGCAACCGCCTGCCTCGCAGAACCCAGAGAAGAAACCGGAAGCAAAGATCAAAAAGGCCCTGAAGCGCGGCGCTCCCAACTGCATCCACGTCGGTGGATTGGAGAAATGCAAAGAAAGCGGCGCTGAAGACGACGAGCGGAGCGCACCGCAGCAGCCGCGAGTTCCCCAGAACCAGCCGCTGCCGCGGTCGTCCGATTCCAACGAGAGCTCTAGCAAGGAGTCGGATGCTCCGCTGTCTCCGCCTGCGGGTGAGACAGGCAGCGCCGGCGATGTCCAGGAACTACATCCCTACAATCCTCATCAGGCGGACAAGAACGTTGAGGTGGGGGATTTCTATTTCAAGCGCAACAACTACCGCGCCGCCGAATCGCGCTACGCGGAGGCGCTGGACTACATGCCGAACCACGCGGCGGCCACCTACAAACTGGCTGAGGCGCAGGAAAAGCTAGGCAGAACCGCGCCGGCGCGCAGCAATTATCAGAAATACTTGAATCTGCTGCCGCACGGCGAATTTGCCGAGTTGGCCAAGAAAGGGCTCGCCCGTCTCGACACGCAGGCCAAGGACACGCCGCCTACTTCTCCACCCGCTCAAAAACGCCGGTAG
- a CDS encoding OmpA family protein, whose product MTRISAFALVLAASLPFSVGCATKKYVRNEVAPTINKVNELDDLTAKNTRDIRDVDSRAKQGIESVQAKAAAADQKAMAAGQSADQAQNLATQAANRADSLTGTVANLDNYRPVVETAVHFGFDKYNLTAKEKKALDELGAELPNTKHFIVVVDGNTDSVGPAEYNYVLSKRRADSVIGYLVTKYQVPAYKIYIIGLGKDQPVASNKSTTGRAQNRRVDVRLMTNINEQAPSSVSTASTRLPEQR is encoded by the coding sequence ATGACCCGTATTTCTGCTTTCGCCTTGGTGTTAGCCGCCAGCCTGCCTTTCAGCGTTGGCTGCGCGACCAAGAAGTACGTCCGCAACGAGGTTGCGCCCACTATCAACAAAGTCAACGAACTGGATGATCTGACGGCCAAGAACACGCGCGACATCCGCGACGTGGACTCGCGCGCAAAGCAAGGCATCGAGTCGGTGCAGGCCAAGGCCGCTGCTGCCGATCAAAAGGCGATGGCTGCCGGGCAGTCTGCCGACCAGGCCCAGAACCTCGCCACCCAAGCCGCCAATCGCGCCGACAGCCTCACCGGAACCGTCGCCAACTTGGACAACTATCGCCCGGTGGTGGAAACCGCGGTGCATTTCGGCTTCGACAAGTACAACCTGACGGCCAAGGAGAAGAAGGCGCTGGATGAGCTCGGCGCCGAACTGCCAAACACCAAGCACTTCATTGTCGTCGTGGACGGCAACACCGACTCGGTGGGCCCCGCCGAATACAATTACGTGCTGAGCAAGCGGCGCGCCGACTCCGTCATCGGGTACCTGGTCACTAAGTATCAGGTTCCGGCGTACAAGATTTATATCATCGGCTTGGGCAAGGATCAGCCAGTCGCCTCGAACAAGAGCACCACGGGGCGCGCCCAGAACCGACGGGTGGATGTGCGCTTGATGACGAACATCAACGAGCAGGCGCCGAGCTCAGTATCCACAGCTTCCACAAGGCTCCCAGAGCAGCGGTGA
- the uvrC gene encoding excinuclease ABC subunit UvrC has translation MDLHDKIRSLPTQAGVYLYKNAEGEVLYVGKAKNLRSRVRSYFVEGRAEDAKTDSLLREAVDVDYIVVDNEKEALALENNLIKQKQPRFNILLRDDKTYPYVKLTLGERFPRVYVTRRLKKDGSSYYGPYFPANLAYRIVDLIHRHFLIPSCKVDLNRFHPRACLQYYIGRCLGPCVQGLTTPAAYEEAVRDVKLFLEGRQTELSRSLRRRMEAAAENQQYELAGKYRDLISTVEQLQDKQRMAAVEGSDADVFGFHWENQMLAVNLFHMRGGRVLDRREFFWEDLPATLTGESGEFTPGEFFSALLKQVYIDQQYVPREIFVPVDFEDRELLEELLSENCGHKVHITVPQRGEKRSLIDLAGQNAKQSFDQRFRVMKPATKVIQEALQDALTLPELPRRIECFDISHIQGAETVASMVVWEDGKMKKSDYRKFIIRSVEGVDDFASMREVVTRRYKRVLEDKAKMPSLVLVDGGIGQLHAAAEALESLEITNQPLAAIAKREEIIYVHGQEDEPVVLDHHSPVLHLVQLIRDEAHRFAVTFHRKRREMRDRNTELLEIPGVGEGTTRRLLQHFGSVQAVKEADAAALSSVVSKPQAEAILQHFRNNS, from the coding sequence GTGGACCTGCACGATAAAATCCGCAGCCTTCCCACCCAGGCGGGCGTGTACCTGTACAAGAACGCCGAGGGCGAGGTGCTCTACGTCGGGAAGGCGAAGAACCTGCGGAGCCGGGTGCGCAGCTACTTTGTCGAGGGCCGGGCGGAGGACGCCAAGACCGACAGCCTGCTGCGCGAGGCGGTAGACGTTGACTACATCGTGGTCGATAACGAGAAGGAGGCGTTGGCGCTCGAGAACAACCTAATCAAGCAGAAGCAGCCGCGGTTCAATATCCTGCTGCGCGACGACAAAACATACCCCTACGTGAAACTCACGCTGGGTGAACGGTTTCCGCGGGTATATGTGACGCGTAGGTTGAAGAAGGACGGCAGCTCGTACTACGGGCCCTACTTCCCTGCCAACCTGGCGTATCGGATCGTGGACCTGATCCACCGGCACTTTTTGATCCCCAGTTGCAAGGTGGACCTGAACCGGTTTCATCCTCGGGCCTGCCTGCAGTACTACATCGGGCGATGCCTGGGACCGTGCGTGCAGGGCCTGACAACGCCCGCCGCCTACGAGGAAGCGGTGCGCGACGTGAAATTGTTTCTGGAGGGGCGTCAAACGGAGCTTTCGCGCTCGTTGCGGCGGCGCATGGAGGCTGCGGCGGAGAACCAGCAGTACGAGCTGGCGGGCAAGTACCGTGACCTGATCTCCACCGTCGAACAGTTGCAGGACAAGCAGCGCATGGCAGCCGTCGAGGGCAGCGACGCCGACGTGTTCGGCTTCCATTGGGAAAACCAGATGCTGGCGGTGAACCTGTTTCACATGCGCGGCGGGCGGGTGCTGGATCGCCGGGAATTTTTCTGGGAAGACCTGCCGGCCACGCTGACGGGCGAGAGCGGCGAATTCACGCCGGGCGAGTTCTTCTCCGCGCTGCTGAAGCAGGTCTACATTGACCAGCAGTACGTCCCGCGCGAGATCTTCGTGCCGGTGGACTTTGAAGATCGCGAGCTGCTGGAAGAGTTGCTCTCGGAAAACTGCGGGCACAAGGTTCACATCACCGTTCCACAGCGCGGAGAGAAGCGGTCGCTCATTGACCTGGCCGGCCAGAACGCGAAGCAGTCGTTCGACCAGCGCTTCCGGGTGATGAAGCCGGCCACAAAGGTCATCCAGGAGGCGTTGCAGGATGCGCTCACCTTGCCGGAGTTGCCGCGGCGGATCGAGTGCTTCGACATCTCGCATATCCAGGGCGCGGAGACGGTCGCGTCCATGGTGGTGTGGGAAGACGGCAAGATGAAGAAGAGCGACTATCGCAAGTTCATCATTCGCTCCGTCGAAGGTGTGGACGATTTCGCCTCGATGCGCGAGGTGGTGACGCGCCGCTACAAACGCGTCCTGGAGGACAAGGCGAAGATGCCGAGCCTGGTGCTGGTCGATGGCGGCATCGGACAACTGCACGCCGCCGCCGAGGCGCTGGAGTCGCTGGAGATCACCAACCAGCCGCTGGCCGCCATCGCCAAGCGCGAGGAGATCATCTACGTCCACGGGCAGGAGGATGAGCCGGTCGTGCTCGACCATCATTCGCCGGTGCTGCACCTGGTGCAACTCATTCGCGACGAGGCACACCGGTTTGCCGTCACCTTCCATCGTAAGCGGCGCGAGATGCGCGACCGCAACACCGAACTGCTGGAGATTCCCGGAGTCGGAGAGGGAACCACGCGGCGTCTGCTGCAACATTTCGGGAGCGTACAGGCGGTGAAGGAAGCGGACGCGGCGGCGCTGTCGTCCGTGGTGAGCAAGCCGCAGGCCGAGGCGATACTGCAGCACTTCAGGAACAACTCTTAG
- a CDS encoding PLP-dependent aspartate aminotransferase family protein, with product MPKNHRRGFSTTAIHAGQEPEPLTGAVSFPIFATSTYVQDELGKPRLGYEYARVTNPTRDRLQESLAALEGGAWSRVFASGMAAINAICTMMKAGDHLVCSHNVYGGVPRLFNQILTNYGLEFTYVDTSDLRAVEQAIRKNTRYVYVETPTNPLMTISDIPAICALAHRRRAEVIVDNTFMSPYFQRPIELGADMVVHSTTKFLNGHSDGLGGVVVCTKNEQADQLAFIQKSAGAIMSPFECWLVLRGVKTLGVRMQRHDENGRRIAEYLASHKKVKAVFYPGLPNHPQHALAKKQMSGFGSMITFETGSLGDAKRMLKKSKGTLSLGESLGGVETLISHPATMTHAALGEKGRRAIGITDGMVRISVGIEDVEDIVADLDVALNAI from the coding sequence ATGCCGAAAAATCACCGCCGAGGCTTCTCCACCACCGCCATCCACGCCGGCCAGGAGCCCGAACCTCTCACCGGCGCCGTCTCCTTCCCCATCTTTGCAACCTCGACGTATGTGCAGGACGAACTCGGCAAGCCGCGTCTCGGCTACGAATACGCGCGCGTCACCAATCCCACCCGCGACCGGCTGCAGGAAAGTCTGGCGGCGCTGGAGGGCGGCGCGTGGTCCCGCGTCTTCGCCAGCGGCATGGCGGCAATTAACGCCATCTGCACCATGATGAAAGCCGGCGACCACCTTGTCTGCTCCCACAACGTCTATGGCGGCGTGCCACGCCTGTTCAACCAGATTCTCACCAACTATGGACTCGAATTCACCTATGTTGACACCTCCGACTTGCGCGCGGTGGAACAAGCTATCCGCAAGAACACGCGCTATGTTTACGTCGAGACCCCGACCAACCCGCTGATGACGATCAGCGACATCCCGGCGATTTGCGCTCTTGCGCACCGCCGCCGCGCCGAAGTCATCGTGGACAACACCTTCATGTCGCCGTATTTCCAGCGGCCCATCGAACTTGGCGCTGATATGGTGGTGCACTCCACCACCAAGTTTCTCAATGGTCACAGCGACGGCCTCGGCGGCGTGGTGGTGTGCACGAAAAACGAACAGGCGGACCAACTGGCGTTTATTCAGAAGTCGGCGGGCGCGATCATGTCGCCGTTTGAGTGCTGGCTGGTGCTGCGGGGAGTGAAGACGCTGGGTGTTCGCATGCAGCGTCACGACGAAAACGGCCGCCGTATCGCCGAATACCTCGCCAGCCACAAAAAAGTGAAAGCGGTCTTCTATCCCGGCCTGCCCAACCATCCGCAGCACGCGCTCGCGAAGAAGCAGATGAGCGGCTTCGGCTCCATGATCACCTTCGAAACCGGCTCGCTCGGCGATGCCAAGCGCATGCTGAAGAAATCCAAAGGCACGCTGTCGTTGGGTGAGTCACTCGGTGGGGTTGAGACCCTCATCTCGCACCCGGCTACCATGACCCACGCCGCACTCGGCGAGAAGGGAAGACGCGCCATCGGCATTACCGACGGCATGGTCCGCATTTCGGTGGGCATCGAGGACGTGGAGGACATCGTCGCGGACCTTGATGTAGCTCTCAACGCCATCTGA